In one Micromonospora polyrhachis genomic region, the following are encoded:
- the paaN gene encoding phenylacetic acid degradation protein PaaN — MTETPHPLYAKHADTLAKALTAIKDRGYWSAYPESPSPRVYGETAAAEGEATFRSYLDGDFPLDQPGTGERVATEVSPFGIDLDVRYPHATPDALLTAATTALPAWRDAGPQTRLGVCLEILARLHAHVFEMAYAVQATSGQAFLMAFQAGGAHALDRALEALAYAYAEMTRHPATAEWEKPAGKGDPLRMTKTFHVVPRGVALVVGCNTFPTWNSYPGLFASLATGNPVVVKPHPRAVLPLAITVRYAREVLAEAGFDPNLVLLAAEAPGEGLASTLAVRPEVKIIDFTGSTEYGDWLEANARQAVVYTEKAGVNTIVVDSTDDFVGMCRNIGFSLTLYSGQMCTTPQNILIPAGGISTDQGHKSFDEVAAGIAATVGKLTVDPARAVEMTGAIVNDGVLGRLDEVAGLGEAVLESRTIEHPTYVGAVVRTPTIVKLGADAAQTYGREWFGPISFVIATDSTEHSLRIFRDTVGERGALTAAAYATDEKVLDAVETAAVETGVHLSCNLTGGVFVNQSAAFSDFHASGANPAANAALTDGAYVASRFRVVQSRRHTA; from the coding sequence ATGACGGAGACCCCGCACCCCCTGTATGCCAAGCATGCCGACACCCTGGCCAAGGCGCTGACCGCGATCAAGGATCGCGGCTACTGGTCCGCCTATCCGGAGTCGCCCAGCCCCCGGGTGTACGGCGAGACCGCCGCCGCCGAGGGGGAGGCGACCTTCCGGTCCTACCTGGATGGCGACTTCCCCCTCGACCAGCCCGGCACCGGGGAACGGGTCGCCACCGAGGTCAGCCCGTTCGGCATCGACCTCGATGTGCGCTACCCGCACGCCACCCCGGACGCCCTGCTGACCGCCGCCACCACTGCCCTGCCGGCATGGCGGGACGCCGGGCCGCAGACCCGGCTGGGCGTGTGCCTGGAGATCCTCGCCCGGCTGCACGCACACGTCTTCGAGATGGCCTACGCCGTACAGGCCACCAGCGGGCAGGCGTTCCTCATGGCTTTCCAGGCCGGTGGGGCGCACGCGCTCGACCGGGCACTCGAAGCCCTCGCCTACGCGTACGCCGAGATGACCCGGCACCCGGCCACCGCCGAGTGGGAGAAGCCGGCCGGCAAGGGTGATCCGCTGCGGATGACCAAGACGTTCCACGTCGTGCCCCGAGGGGTGGCGCTGGTGGTCGGCTGCAACACCTTCCCGACCTGGAACTCCTACCCGGGTCTCTTCGCCTCGCTGGCCACCGGCAACCCGGTGGTCGTCAAGCCCCACCCGCGAGCGGTCCTGCCGCTGGCGATCACCGTGCGCTACGCCCGGGAGGTGCTGGCCGAGGCCGGGTTCGATCCCAACCTGGTGCTGCTTGCCGCCGAGGCACCCGGCGAAGGGCTCGCTTCCACGCTGGCCGTACGCCCCGAGGTCAAGATCATCGACTTCACCGGCTCGACCGAGTACGGCGACTGGCTCGAAGCCAACGCCCGGCAGGCGGTCGTCTACACCGAGAAGGCCGGGGTCAACACCATCGTCGTCGACTCCACCGACGACTTCGTCGGCATGTGCCGCAACATCGGCTTCTCGCTGACCCTCTACAGCGGACAGATGTGCACCACCCCGCAGAACATCCTCATCCCGGCCGGCGGCATCAGCACCGACCAGGGACACAAGAGCTTCGACGAGGTCGCGGCCGGTATCGCCGCGACGGTCGGCAAACTGACCGTTGACCCGGCCCGCGCCGTGGAGATGACCGGCGCGATCGTCAACGACGGCGTACTCGGCCGGCTGGACGAGGTCGCCGGGCTCGGCGAGGCGGTGCTGGAGTCGCGGACGATCGAGCACCCGACCTACGTGGGGGCAGTGGTCCGTACCCCGACGATCGTGAAGCTCGGCGCGGACGCCGCGCAGACCTACGGCCGGGAGTGGTTCGGGCCCATCTCGTTCGTGATCGCCACCGACTCCACCGAGCACAGCCTGCGGATCTTCCGGGACACCGTCGGCGAGCGGGGCGCGTTGACCGCTGCGGCCTACGCCACCGACGAGAAGGTGCTGGATGCCGTCGAGACGGCAGCGGTGGAGACCGGCGTGCACCTGTCCTGCAACCTGACCGGGGGCGTCTTCGTCAACCAGTCGGCGGCCTTCTCCGACTTCCACGCCAGTGGTGCCAACCCGGCAGCGAACGCCGCTCTGACCGACGGCGCGTACGTGGCCAGCCGGTTCCGCGTCGTACAGTCCCGCCGGCACACCGCCTGA
- a CDS encoding IS701 family transposase: MAVGHSVDPAGWRVILDEAKARVAGRFVRAEPRQTAGQFVEGLLSDVERKTCWSLAERAGHADPQAMQRLLRTAVWDADAVRDDVRDWLVEHLGHPDAVLVVDETGFLKKGVCSVGVQRQYTGTAGRVENSQVGVFLAYVTPATRAMIDRRLYLPETTWCDRPDRLAAAGVPEGEVWFATKPTLARQMITAALDAGVPAGWVTGDEVYGADPGLRADLEHRAIGYVLAVGCDRRVAVNDGRTLVRVDDLAERIPTSQWQLHSCGPGAKGPRDYLWAWITTATNQGEHRWLLIRRNRTTGELAFYLCWTPHPVPLHTLVRVAGSRWSIEELFQTGKGQVGLDHYQVRGWTGWHRHITLTMLALAVLTILAATAQQSDANPELIALTVPEIRRLLNVFVLAVSLPPAHTLRWSIWRRTSQARARRSHYQHRQAK; the protein is encoded by the coding sequence GTGGCCGTGGGCCATAGCGTAGACCCTGCCGGGTGGCGGGTCATTCTGGACGAGGCGAAGGCGCGTGTCGCGGGCCGGTTCGTGCGGGCGGAGCCACGCCAGACGGCCGGGCAGTTCGTGGAAGGGCTGCTGTCGGACGTGGAACGTAAGACCTGCTGGTCGTTGGCGGAACGGGCTGGTCACGCTGATCCGCAGGCGATGCAGCGGCTGCTGCGTACGGCGGTGTGGGACGCAGACGCCGTGCGTGATGACGTGCGGGATTGGCTGGTGGAGCATCTCGGACACCCCGATGCGGTCCTGGTCGTCGACGAGACGGGGTTCCTGAAGAAGGGCGTGTGTTCGGTCGGGGTGCAGCGGCAGTACACCGGCACCGCCGGCCGGGTGGAGAACAGCCAGGTCGGGGTGTTTCTGGCCTACGTGACGCCTGCCACGCGGGCGATGATCGACCGCAGGCTCTACCTACCCGAGACAACCTGGTGTGACCGGCCGGACCGTCTCGCCGCCGCTGGTGTCCCCGAGGGAGAGGTCTGGTTCGCTACGAAACCTACCCTGGCCCGGCAGATGATCACGGCCGCGTTGGACGCTGGTGTTCCGGCTGGCTGGGTGACCGGCGACGAGGTTTACGGCGCCGACCCCGGCCTACGCGCTGACCTGGAACACCGCGCAATCGGCTATGTCCTGGCGGTCGGCTGCGACCGACGCGTGGCGGTCAACGACGGCCGCACCCTGGTCCGCGTCGACGATCTCGCCGAACGGATCCCCACCAGCCAGTGGCAGCTACACAGTTGCGGGCCAGGGGCGAAAGGTCCCCGTGACTACCTGTGGGCGTGGATCACCACCGCCACCAACCAGGGTGAGCATCGGTGGTTACTCATCCGCCGCAACCGCACCACCGGTGAGCTGGCCTTCTACCTGTGCTGGACGCCCCACCCGGTGCCGCTACACACCCTTGTACGAGTAGCCGGCTCCCGTTGGAGCATCGAGGAACTGTTCCAGACCGGCAAAGGGCAGGTCGGCCTGGACCACTACCAGGTCCGCGGCTGGACCGGCTGGCACCGCCACATCACCCTGACCATGCTCGCCTTGGCCGTCCTGACCATCCTCGCCGCCACCGCGCAACAGTCCGACGCCAATCCGGAGCTCATCGCGTTGACCGTCCCCGAGATCCGCCGACTCCTCAACGTTTTCGTCCTCGCCGTATCGCTACCGCCAGCACACACCCTGCGCTGGTCGATCTGGCGGCGAACATCGCAAGCCCGAGCCCGACGATCCCACTACCAGCACAGACAGGCGAAGTGA
- a CDS encoding GNAT family N-acetyltransferase, whose product MRALRLEMLADSPLAFLETLADAAARPHDEFAARIANDSTARGSVRSIAEHDGRLVGHAAGFPAPDDPELAIIFGVYLTPRWRGRGLLAELIEDVAAWSRSVGRPNLMLEVVVGNDRAVRAYERLGFVDTGVRVPHPTLPTLTELQMRRTA is encoded by the coding sequence ATGCGGGCGCTGCGGCTGGAGATGCTCGCCGATTCGCCGCTCGCCTTCCTGGAGACTCTGGCGGATGCGGCGGCACGCCCGCATGACGAGTTCGCGGCCCGCATCGCCAACGATTCGACCGCCCGTGGATCCGTCCGGTCGATCGCCGAGCACGACGGTCGCCTCGTGGGGCACGCGGCCGGCTTCCCGGCACCGGACGATCCCGAACTGGCCATCATCTTCGGCGTCTATCTGACTCCGCGCTGGCGGGGCCGAGGCCTGCTCGCCGAGTTGATCGAGGACGTGGCGGCCTGGTCCAGGTCCGTCGGGCGGCCGAATCTGATGCTGGAGGTGGTGGTCGGCAACGACCGGGCGGTCCGAGCCTATGAACGGCTCGGTTTCGTCGACACCGGGGTACGCGTACCGCACCCGACGTTGCCGACACTCACCGAACTCCAGATGCGCCGTACCGCCTAG
- a CDS encoding cold-shock protein gives MAQGTVKWFNSEKGYGFIAVDGGQDVFVHFSAIQMDGYKALDDGQRVEFEIAQGEKGPQAEKVRVIA, from the coding sequence GTGGCACAGGGCACCGTCAAGTGGTTCAACAGCGAAAAGGGCTACGGCTTCATCGCGGTCGACGGCGGGCAGGACGTCTTCGTCCACTTCTCCGCGATCCAGATGGACGGTTACAAGGCATTGGATGATGGGCAGCGGGTGGAGTTCGAGATTGCCCAGGGTGAGAAAGGCCCGCAGGCCGAGAAGGTACGCGTCATCGCCTGA
- the groL gene encoding chaperonin GroEL (60 kDa chaperone family; promotes refolding of misfolded polypeptides especially under stressful conditions; forms two stacked rings of heptamers to form a barrel-shaped 14mer; ends can be capped by GroES; misfolded proteins enter the barrel where they are refolded when GroES binds) has translation MAKMIAFDEEARRGLERGMNTLADAVKVTLGPKGRNVVLEKKWGAPTITNDGVSIAKEIELEDPYEKIGAELVKEVAKKTDDVAGDGTTTATVLAQALVREGLRNVAAGANPMALKRGIEAAVGAVAEELAKLAKDVETKEQIASTASISAGDTTVGEIIAEAMDKVGKEGVITVEESNTFGLELELTEGMRFDKGYVSAYFMTDPERMEAVFDDPYILIANSKISAVKDLLPILEKVMQGGKPLVIIAEDVEGEALATLIVNKVRGTFKSVAVKAPGFGDRRKAMLGDIAILTGGQVISEEIGLKLDAANLDLLGQARKVVITKDETTIVDGAGDAEQIQGRVNQIRAEIEKSDSDYDREKLQERLAKLAGGVAVIKVGAATEVELKERKHRIEDAVRNAKAAVEEGIVPGGGVALVQAGKTAFDKLDLTGDEATGAQIVKIALDAPLRQIAVNAGLEGGVVVERVRNLDAGHGLNAANGEYVDLLKAGIIDPAKVTRSALQNASSIAALFLTTEAVVADKPEKTPAAPAAPGGGEMDF, from the coding sequence ATGGCCAAGATGATCGCGTTCGACGAGGAGGCCCGTCGTGGCCTCGAGCGGGGCATGAACACCCTCGCTGACGCCGTAAAGGTGACGCTGGGCCCCAAGGGCCGCAACGTCGTGCTCGAGAAGAAGTGGGGCGCCCCCACCATCACCAACGATGGTGTGAGCATCGCCAAGGAGATCGAGCTCGAGGACCCGTACGAGAAGATCGGCGCTGAGCTGGTCAAGGAGGTCGCCAAGAAGACCGACGACGTGGCCGGTGACGGCACGACGACGGCGACCGTCCTGGCCCAGGCGCTGGTCCGCGAGGGCCTGCGCAACGTCGCGGCCGGTGCGAACCCGATGGCCCTGAAGCGGGGCATCGAGGCCGCCGTCGGCGCCGTGGCGGAGGAGCTGGCCAAGCTCGCCAAGGACGTCGAGACCAAGGAGCAGATCGCCTCCACCGCGTCGATCTCCGCCGGTGACACCACCGTCGGTGAGATCATCGCCGAGGCGATGGACAAGGTCGGCAAGGAAGGCGTCATCACCGTCGAGGAGAGCAACACCTTCGGGCTGGAGCTTGAGCTCACCGAGGGCATGCGCTTCGACAAGGGGTACGTCTCGGCGTACTTCATGACCGACCCGGAGCGGATGGAAGCGGTCTTCGACGACCCGTACATCCTGATCGCCAACAGCAAGATCTCCGCGGTCAAGGACCTGCTGCCGATCCTCGAGAAGGTCATGCAGGGCGGCAAGCCGCTGGTGATCATCGCCGAGGACGTCGAGGGCGAGGCGCTGGCCACCCTGATCGTCAACAAGGTGCGGGGCACCTTCAAGTCCGTCGCCGTCAAGGCCCCGGGCTTCGGCGACCGCCGCAAGGCCATGCTGGGTGACATCGCCATCCTCACCGGTGGCCAGGTCATCAGCGAGGAGATCGGCCTCAAGCTCGACGCCGCCAACCTGGACCTGCTGGGCCAGGCGCGCAAGGTCGTCATCACCAAGGACGAGACCACCATCGTCGACGGTGCCGGTGACGCCGAGCAGATCCAGGGTCGGGTCAACCAGATCCGGGCCGAGATCGAGAAGAGCGACTCCGACTACGACCGCGAGAAGCTGCAGGAGCGGCTGGCCAAGCTGGCCGGCGGCGTTGCGGTCATCAAGGTCGGCGCGGCCACCGAGGTCGAGCTGAAGGAGCGCAAGCACCGCATCGAGGACGCCGTCCGTAACGCCAAGGCGGCCGTCGAAGAGGGCATCGTCCCCGGTGGTGGTGTCGCGCTGGTGCAGGCCGGCAAGACCGCCTTCGACAAGTTGGACCTCACCGGTGACGAGGCGACCGGTGCGCAGATCGTCAAGATCGCGCTGGACGCCCCGCTGCGGCAGATCGCCGTCAACGCCGGCCTCGAGGGTGGCGTCGTCGTGGAGCGGGTCCGCAACCTGGACGCGGGCCACGGCCTCAACGCCGCCAACGGTGAGTACGTCGACCTGCTCAAGGCCGGCATCATCGACCCGGCCAAGGTGACCCGTTCGGCGCTGCAGAACGCATCGTCGATCGCGGCCCTGTTCCTGACCACCGAGGCTGTGGTGGCGGACAAGCCGGAGAAGACCCCGGCTGCCCCGGCCGCGCCGGGTGGCGGGGAGATGGACTTCTGA
- a CDS encoding GNAT family N-acetyltransferase, whose protein sequence is MDHVLVELTDDGVPAVVQLCREALDLPEDAAEAAQIVARLRERPTDGRTAGLVAMVGDTVVGVALSSISAKDPGRGHVDLLAVRRSARRRGIGRALLTRTEEGLAKRGATEVRLAGNPPYYAWPGIDVRYTPAVCAALKLGYEQDRTAWNMTADLSYDDSPALRSTGAAEERLAASGITVRRATPEDVPALAALIGEHFGGAWTDEVRHAISRAEGGCHLAVRDGELLGFAAYGSSRPTWFGPMGTAPAAEGLGIGGVLLRRCLRDQRAAGHERAQIGWVGPVPFYSGSAGARIERVFFLYRKQL, encoded by the coding sequence GTGGATCACGTGCTCGTCGAGTTGACCGACGACGGCGTCCCCGCCGTGGTGCAGTTGTGCCGCGAGGCGCTGGACCTGCCGGAGGACGCCGCCGAGGCGGCCCAGATCGTCGCCCGGCTGCGCGAACGCCCCACCGACGGGCGTACCGCCGGGCTCGTCGCGATGGTCGGCGACACCGTCGTCGGGGTCGCGCTCAGCTCGATCAGCGCGAAGGATCCGGGCCGGGGACACGTCGACCTGCTCGCCGTACGACGGTCGGCCCGCCGTCGGGGCATCGGCCGGGCACTACTCACCCGCACCGAGGAAGGGTTGGCCAAGCGCGGTGCGACCGAGGTACGCCTCGCCGGCAACCCGCCGTACTACGCCTGGCCCGGCATCGACGTGCGATACACACCGGCTGTCTGCGCGGCTCTGAAGCTCGGCTACGAGCAGGACCGTACGGCGTGGAACATGACCGCCGACCTGTCGTACGACGATTCGCCGGCACTGCGGTCGACCGGGGCGGCCGAGGAGCGGCTGGCCGCGTCCGGCATCACGGTGCGTCGGGCGACGCCCGAGGACGTCCCGGCACTCGCCGCGCTCATCGGGGAGCACTTCGGCGGGGCATGGACCGACGAGGTCAGGCACGCGATCAGCCGGGCGGAGGGCGGCTGCCACCTGGCCGTACGCGATGGCGAGTTGCTCGGCTTCGCCGCGTACGGATCGTCTCGGCCGACCTGGTTCGGTCCGATGGGTACGGCCCCCGCTGCCGAAGGGCTGGGGATCGGTGGTGTGCTGCTTCGGCGCTGTCTGCGTGACCAGCGAGCAGCCGGCCACGAGCGGGCGCAGATCGGTTGGGTCGGTCCGGTGCCGTTCTATTCCGGCAGTGCTGGGGCCCGGATCGAGCGGGTGTTCTTCCTCTACCGCAAGCAACTCTGA
- a CDS encoding S8 family serine peptidase → MQSGPWQPHGHPQPWPPPWPPTPAPAPAGPGPWPVVAAVLVGSWAVGLTVGTQAIGWLIAQVLLASGVDEPAWLWPLVGLVNAALVALPAGLLAALPRSPAVRTAGRVWLLTGIGLGVFGLLRAIPLPHHEAYLAVLASSIALAGILLRWLTRRAKRAAQQPSTAVESRAESPAVVEPTGKSPAVGFGIAAGLALLLPWAWVGALGGLLETVLAVAVAAATGWFAATLLDGRFWTAYQRPGTGRPTSGARPVLLGGLVAGVALVLLAAGIGQPGTQLALLLVLPPTGFAVAALRPLSNRLPRRYAAYRSAGPSGSAPGGWLIGLAALGPLAFADPEEISLLLVTGRDVPFWVAVAAGSSLAVALLLALGYALSFARPRAGLPRRWLGAITAAVVLLAGTGVYVGLGQPGLHGERLFVVLKEQADLSTVTGQPGQAGRDARVREVYQRLVATADRSQAGLRRDLDRLGLDFTPYYLVNAIEVDGGPAVRAWLSRHDAVARVLLSQRLRPLPAPIGVTHGDATAPTSVPWNLSLIGADRVWSQLGVTGDGIVVGGSDSGVDGQHPALAAGFRGGDDSWYDPWNATRSPDDQNGHGTHTLATAVGGNSVGVAPGAQWVGCVNLDRNLGNPARYLDCLQFMLAPFPTGGNPFTDGRPERAPQILTNSWGCPTIEGCDPGALRPATAALAAAGIFVTAAAGNTGPFCGSVDDPPATYPDVFTVGAVDRQRTVTDFSSRGPAPGGTVKPDLVAPGAGILSAMPDGGYATLDGTSMATPHVAGVVALMWSANPALIGDLDRTWEILLSTTSPVSPGADPTGCGAPANTKDATANVEGAGLVDAYAAVRAART, encoded by the coding sequence ATGCAGTCCGGTCCCTGGCAACCGCACGGCCATCCTCAGCCCTGGCCACCACCGTGGCCTCCCACCCCGGCCCCAGCCCCGGCAGGCCCCGGACCGTGGCCGGTGGTAGCCGCCGTACTGGTCGGGTCTTGGGCGGTCGGACTGACCGTCGGCACCCAGGCGATCGGCTGGCTGATCGCACAGGTGCTGCTCGCCTCCGGGGTGGACGAGCCGGCCTGGCTGTGGCCGCTGGTCGGATTGGTCAACGCGGCCCTGGTCGCGCTCCCCGCCGGGCTGCTGGCCGCGCTACCCCGCTCGCCCGCTGTCCGGACCGCCGGGCGGGTCTGGCTGCTCACCGGCATCGGGCTTGGTGTCTTCGGGCTGCTCCGGGCGATCCCGCTACCGCACCACGAGGCCTACCTGGCCGTCCTGGCCAGCTCGATCGCCCTGGCCGGTATCCTGCTCCGCTGGCTGACCCGGCGCGCTAAGCGGGCGGCCCAGCAGCCGTCCACCGCCGTCGAGTCGCGGGCCGAGTCGCCCGCCGTCGTCGAGCCCACCGGCAAGTCACCCGCTGTCGGGTTCGGCATTGCCGCCGGGCTGGCACTGCTGCTGCCCTGGGCCTGGGTGGGCGCGCTGGGCGGGCTACTGGAAACCGTACTGGCGGTCGCCGTCGCAGCCGCTACCGGCTGGTTCGCCGCCACCCTCCTCGACGGGCGGTTCTGGACGGCGTACCAACGGCCTGGCACCGGCCGACCGACCAGCGGCGCCCGCCCGGTGCTGCTCGGCGGCCTGGTCGCGGGGGTGGCGCTGGTGCTGCTCGCCGCCGGGATCGGGCAACCGGGCACCCAGCTCGCCCTGCTGCTCGTCCTACCGCCGACCGGCTTCGCCGTTGCCGCGCTGCGGCCTCTCAGCAACAGGCTGCCCCGCAGATACGCCGCGTACCGGAGTGCCGGCCCGAGTGGATCGGCGCCGGGCGGCTGGCTGATCGGGCTGGCCGCCCTCGGGCCCCTGGCCTTCGCCGACCCGGAGGAGATCTCCCTGCTGCTGGTGACCGGCCGGGACGTCCCCTTCTGGGTCGCCGTCGCCGCCGGCAGCTCACTCGCCGTCGCGCTGCTGCTCGCTCTCGGGTACGCCCTCAGCTTCGCCCGCCCCCGGGCCGGGCTCCCCCGGCGGTGGCTCGGTGCGATCACCGCCGCCGTCGTCCTGCTCGCCGGCACCGGCGTGTACGTCGGCCTCGGCCAACCCGGACTGCACGGCGAACGGCTCTTCGTAGTGCTCAAGGAACAGGCCGACCTGAGTACGGTCACCGGCCAACCGGGTCAGGCCGGACGGGACGCCCGGGTTCGCGAGGTCTACCAGCGGCTGGTCGCCACCGCCGACCGCTCCCAGGCGGGACTGCGCCGTGACCTGGACCGGCTGGGGCTGGACTTCACACCGTACTACCTGGTCAACGCGATCGAGGTGGACGGTGGACCGGCGGTACGGGCCTGGTTGTCCCGGCACGACGCGGTTGCCCGGGTACTGCTGAGCCAACGGCTACGCCCCCTGCCCGCCCCGATCGGCGTGACCCACGGCGACGCGACCGCCCCGACCTCCGTACCGTGGAATCTCAGCCTGATCGGCGCGGACCGGGTCTGGTCACAGCTTGGCGTCACGGGCGACGGGATCGTGGTCGGCGGCTCGGACTCCGGTGTGGACGGCCAGCATCCGGCACTGGCGGCCGGCTTCCGGGGTGGCGACGACTCCTGGTACGACCCGTGGAACGCCACCCGCTCCCCCGACGACCAGAACGGCCACGGCACGCACACCCTCGCCACCGCCGTTGGCGGGAACAGCGTCGGGGTGGCCCCCGGTGCCCAATGGGTCGGCTGCGTCAACCTCGACCGTAATCTCGGCAACCCGGCACGCTACCTGGACTGCCTACAGTTCATGCTCGCGCCGTTCCCGACCGGTGGTAACCCGTTCACCGACGGACGGCCAGAACGGGCACCGCAGATCCTGACCAACTCGTGGGGTTGCCCGACGATCGAGGGCTGCGACCCGGGCGCGTTGCGCCCGGCCACCGCCGCACTGGCCGCCGCCGGCATCTTCGTGACGGCAGCCGCCGGCAACACCGGCCCGTTCTGCGGCTCGGTGGACGACCCGCCCGCCACCTATCCCGACGTCTTCACCGTCGGCGCGGTCGACCGCCAGCGGACGGTCACCGACTTCTCCAGTCGCGGACCGGCCCCGGGCGGGACGGTCAAACCCGACCTGGTCGCCCCGGGCGCGGGCATCCTGTCGGCCATGCCCGACGGCGGTTACGCCACCCTGGACGGTACGTCGATGGCCACCCCGCACGTGGCCGGTGTGGTCGCCCTGATGTGGTCGGCGAATCCGGCGCTGATCGGCGACCTGGACCGCACCTGGGAGATCCTGCTCTCCACCACGAGCCCGGTGAGTCCCGGCGCGGACCCGACCGGCTGCGGTGCCCCCGCGAACACCAAGGACGCTACCGCCAACGTCGAAGGCGCCGGCCTGGTCGACGCGTACGCCGCCGTCCGCGCCGCCCGGACGTAA
- a CDS encoding vWA domain-containing protein produces MVSGRVATRSWLPYVVAVVAGLGVITATYLVVRPDPTGCVPLVVSSSSEKSSLISDIAEDYNSKDRRFGGHCAAVTVHGLNSGEAMEALAVGWKKDGTEMDGRPQVWLPTSTLWTEQLTLRNPDALPLGSYPSIANSPLVIAIPKEQGAALQKHSGGFGWGDVLGVSNQDGWATFGHPEWGKFAFSKDNPALSTSGLAATIATYYAATKKTRDLTVNDLNRPEVTQFVRGIEANVSHYTDDVVDLLRRRAEADLSRGDDSTRADISAMVMQESLVYLYNKGKLSPEGVPPRMPLAVLHPREGTYQLNHPYVVLPGLNEEQRLAADDFRKFLQEEQQQKVVRDSGLRDRNGNASADAIKSMEAYGAPARAYFAEPDPAVVNAILENWKKLSKKANILFAIDTSGSMKDPNNPYRLQKATEAAGKGLALLGAEDRVALWSFSSKQHPKAPYSERIPLSKFDHGVFAGKLAELRAEGDTALYATVRAAHQHLLKKYDPNRINAVVVLTDGENTDPVDNDLAALLRDIRLDPERPVKVFCIAFDKDSDLAALDKIAKASGGKAFNAQNPEKIDEVFELVVRSFGAG; encoded by the coding sequence ATGGTTTCCGGCAGAGTAGCCACTCGCTCCTGGCTGCCGTACGTAGTGGCCGTGGTCGCCGGGCTCGGGGTCATCACCGCGACCTATCTGGTCGTCCGGCCGGACCCGACCGGATGCGTTCCACTGGTGGTCAGTTCCTCTTCGGAGAAGAGCTCACTGATCAGCGATATCGCCGAGGACTACAACAGCAAGGACCGACGCTTCGGGGGGCATTGCGCCGCCGTGACCGTGCACGGTCTCAACTCGGGCGAAGCGATGGAGGCGCTGGCGGTCGGGTGGAAGAAGGACGGCACGGAGATGGACGGCAGACCACAGGTCTGGCTGCCGACCTCCACCCTCTGGACCGAGCAGTTGACACTACGGAACCCGGACGCCCTTCCGCTCGGCAGTTATCCGTCGATAGCGAACAGCCCACTGGTCATCGCCATCCCGAAGGAGCAGGGCGCCGCGCTCCAGAAGCACAGCGGAGGGTTCGGCTGGGGAGATGTCCTAGGCGTGTCCAACCAGGACGGCTGGGCCACTTTCGGGCACCCCGAGTGGGGAAAGTTCGCCTTCAGCAAGGACAACCCCGCCCTGTCCACCTCTGGACTGGCAGCCACCATCGCGACGTACTATGCGGCGACCAAGAAGACCCGTGACCTGACCGTGAACGACCTGAACAGGCCCGAGGTCACCCAGTTCGTGCGCGGCATCGAGGCCAACGTCTCGCACTACACCGACGACGTCGTCGACCTGCTCAGGCGTCGCGCCGAGGCGGACCTGTCGCGCGGGGACGACAGCACCCGGGCCGACATCAGCGCGATGGTGATGCAGGAGTCGCTGGTCTACCTGTACAACAAGGGAAAACTGAGCCCGGAGGGCGTGCCGCCCAGGATGCCGCTGGCCGTACTCCATCCCCGGGAGGGGACGTACCAGCTCAACCATCCGTACGTGGTGCTGCCCGGGCTGAACGAAGAGCAGCGGCTGGCCGCTGACGATTTCCGGAAGTTCCTACAGGAGGAGCAGCAGCAGAAAGTTGTCCGTGACAGCGGTCTCCGTGATCGGAACGGCAACGCCTCGGCGGACGCCATCAAGTCGATGGAGGCGTACGGTGCCCCGGCGCGGGCATACTTCGCCGAGCCGGACCCCGCTGTGGTAAACGCGATCCTGGAAAACTGGAAGAAGCTCAGCAAGAAGGCGAACATCCTCTTCGCCATCGACACCTCTGGTTCGATGAAGGATCCCAACAACCCGTACCGGTTGCAGAAGGCGACCGAAGCCGCGGGGAAGGGTCTCGCCCTGTTGGGCGCCGAGGACCGGGTCGCGCTGTGGTCGTTCTCGTCCAAGCAGCACCCGAAGGCGCCCTACAGTGAGCGGATACCGCTCTCGAAGTTCGACCACGGGGTCTTCGCCGGCAAACTCGCAGAGCTACGCGCCGAGGGCGATACCGCGCTCTACGCAACGGTGCGAGCAGCCCACCAGCACCTGCTCAAGAAGTACGATCCCAACCGAATCAACGCGGTTGTGGTGTTGACCGACGGCGAGAACACGGACCCGGTCGACAACGACCTCGCCGCATTGCTCCGGGACATCAGGTTGGACCCGGAGCGGCCGGTAAAGGTCTTCTGCATCGCCTTTGACAAGGACTCCGATCTGGCCGCGTTGGACAAGATCGCAAAGGCATCGGGAGGTAAGGCGTTCAACGCCCAGAACCCGGAGAAGATCGACGAGGTGTTCGAGCTGGTGGTCCGCAGCTTCGGTGCCGGCTGA